The following coding sequences are from one Campylobacter sp. RM16187 window:
- a CDS encoding CheB methylesterase domain-containing protein codes for MKRKLVLAGASTGGPGHLKKLFRNLKIHNTSVVIAQHMSLMFIPSFVDQFGKECCADVVRLEDKTELKDAIYICEKNSEITTCRPLSAKVCDLIKETTYNPNVDILFSSAVEACKFCDVMAILLTGIGDDGARGLNELYKAGANCIAESKESAIVYGMPKRAKEINPNLKSMSIYQIRAELERFINVF; via the coding sequence TTGAAGAGAAAATTAGTATTAGCAGGAGCTTCTACCGGAGGTCCGGGACATTTAAAGAAGCTTTTTAGAAATTTAAAAATACATAATACGAGTGTTGTTATAGCCCAGCATATGAGCTTAATGTTTATACCGAGTTTTGTAGATCAATTTGGCAAAGAGTGTTGTGCGGATGTGGTAAGACTGGAAGACAAAACAGAGCTTAAGGATGCTATATATATATGCGAAAAGAACTCCGAAATAACTACATGCAGGCCACTTAGCGCAAAAGTATGTGATCTTATTAAAGAGACTACATATAATCCCAATGTAGATATTTTGTTTAGCTCCGCTGTTGAAGCTTGTAAATTTTGTGATGTTATGGCAATACTTCTTACCGGCATCGGAGATGATGGGGCAAGAGGTCTAAATGAGCTTTATAAGGCCGGAGCAAACTGTATAGCGGAAAGTAAAGAGAGTGCTATAGTATATGGTATGCCAAAGCGTGCAAAAGAGATAAATCCAAATCTTAAATCCATGTCTATTTATCAAATAAGAGCTGAGCTTGAAAGGTTTATAAATGTTTTTTGA
- a CDS encoding FlhB-like flagellar biosynthesis protein: protein MAKVKTKKAVALGYNRSKDNAPKVLASGSGEVAKNIINLARSNDIPIKEDADLVELLSKVDINHEIPPNLYKAVAEVFGFLYRMTNKK, encoded by the coding sequence TTGGCAAAGGTAAAGACCAAAAAAGCAGTAGCTTTAGGATATAATCGTTCAAAAGATAATGCACCAAAGGTTTTAGCCAGCGGATCCGGCGAAGTGGCCAAAAATATAATAAATTTAGCAAGATCTAACGATATCCCTATAAAAGAGGATGCGGATTTGGTAGAATTATTAAGCAAGGTGGATATAAATCACGAGATTCCGCCTAATCTTTATAAGGCAGTTGCCGAGGTTTTTGGATTTCTTTATAGAATGACAAATAAAAAATAG
- a CDS encoding MFS transporter, with protein sequence MIPLFFGIALLFVGNGLVVSSAGIELKKMGAGELETGLVISVFFVGAMLSTIISHKIVSKVGHIRSFAIFSSIFGVCAMFHDLSQNLYLWALLRGGLGFCYYSILMIAESWLNTRAKDQIRSRVLAFYEVVFYSCFGLGILILGFNLTSSQIFLISAAFILLSSIPLNLNRIKEPPIPEKRSVSIPSIFNLVPLALITSIVAGVLVNGFFSMASIYILLQGYDAKEVSFFMTIAMVGGFIAHCVIGSLSDRFGRRPVIIGCSFVSLIAAFIFILFDLDINLQYILSFFLGSGVFCLYALALARANDMLEYKSKSIEMGRAILFSYSLGSLFSPIIMGATMYFFGPQGFMWVYVVLLISLIIFALTQKTIPIESRKIFEHSPGTMANVTVNIKQK encoded by the coding sequence ATGATCCCGCTATTTTTCGGGATAGCGCTTCTTTTTGTAGGAAATGGACTTGTAGTAAGCTCGGCTGGAATTGAGCTTAAAAAAATGGGCGCTGGTGAGCTTGAAACCGGACTTGTAATATCAGTGTTTTTTGTAGGCGCCATGCTTAGCACTATAATATCACACAAAATCGTATCAAAAGTAGGGCATATTAGAAGTTTTGCCATATTTTCATCGATATTTGGCGTCTGTGCTATGTTTCATGATTTAAGCCAGAATTTATATCTATGGGCGCTTCTTAGAGGCGGTCTTGGATTTTGTTATTACTCTATTTTGATGATAGCTGAAAGCTGGCTGAATACTAGAGCTAAGGATCAGATAAGATCGCGTGTTTTAGCCTTTTACGAAGTTGTTTTTTACTCTTGTTTTGGACTTGGAATTTTGATATTAGGATTTAATCTAACTAGCTCTCAGATATTTTTAATCAGCGCGGCTTTTATTCTTTTATCAAGTATTCCTCTAAATTTAAACCGTATTAAAGAGCCGCCAATACCAGAAAAAAGAAGCGTTAGCATACCAAGTATATTTAACTTAGTGCCGCTAGCTCTTATTACAAGCATAGTTGCCGGAGTTTTGGTAAACGGCTTTTTTTCTATGGCTAGCATATATATACTACTTCAAGGATATGATGCCAAAGAGGTTTCATTTTTTATGACTATTGCGATGGTTGGAGGGTTTATAGCTCACTGCGTTATAGGTTCACTTTCCGATAGATTCGGAAGAAGACCGGTGATAATCGGCTGTTCTTTTGTCTCTTTGATTGCGGCGTTTATTTTTATCTTGTTTGATTTGGATATAAATTTGCAATACATATTGTCGTTTTTTTTAGGGTCAGGAGTTTTTTGCCTATACGCTTTGGCTCTTGCAAGAGCAAATGATATGCTTGAGTATAAGTCAAAATCCATAGAGATGGGTCGGGCTATACTCTTTAGTTACTCACTAGGCTCGCTGTTTTCACCCATAATAATGGGCGCTACTATGTATTTTTTTGGTCCTCAGGGATTTATGTGGGTCTATGTGGTGCTTTTGATATCTCTTATTATTTTTGCACTTACTCAAAAAACTATTCCGATTGAGAGCAGAAAGATCTTTGAACATAGTCCCGGAACTATGGCTAATGTTACTGTAAATATAAAACAAAAGTGA
- the fliK gene encoding flagellar hook-length control protein FliK — protein MEILRNLTSAKIGLDPNQLKGSETKDSKALFKNHPQNLPTQIDSEVSANDIGDINKLVNRLLDELKTSSSGAKMAEIANQAKDLQVAPNLVKDLKSLIKLADQNSELKPFIDKLKTFLKPISELKASALNEQIKNSGIMLEANLKDVIVNKNILPVSINKLFDDIKNLYNSKLLNQILTLAKDDSLNTNESFEKLSEILKNAKIQNKEILNNSSIKSLLENSAKLENIVKFLDKQANAMSEKGLILSEKAVKNEINKINELIANLKTKIPEISTEKLSQNRAYSSNLKELSNLINEVEKAIENTVNQPNVINSFVEQILNKGFSVENFSLQDRLKAVANKLNQALNLADKIGFEAKTNMDEINRLSKQQNLAQKDIKNIQPKITEESIKALQNDVKSVLLNIQTKSVSDPNSQINQLSSKLIAQIEMHQLVSSMAGGIETYLPYVWDDVDGAKIAFKRGKKQKHYAQIDLNFQKLGSINIVLGLSENRYIDISIATQKEEFKQLILSGAKELKRVINDQGLILSNFSLKTMPKLSLNTLYNDFDRLNMGFDRII, from the coding sequence ATGGAAATTTTAAGAAATTTAACCTCGGCCAAGATAGGACTAGACCCAAATCAATTAAAAGGCTCCGAGACCAAAGATAGTAAGGCTCTATTTAAAAATCATCCTCAAAATTTACCGACTCAAATAGATTCGGAAGTTTCTGCTAATGATATAGGCGATATCAATAAGCTTGTAAATAGGCTTTTAGACGAGCTGAAGACAAGCTCTAGCGGCGCAAAGATGGCTGAAATCGCAAATCAAGCTAAAGATTTGCAGGTTGCGCCAAATTTAGTAAAAGATCTGAAATCTTTAATAAAATTAGCAGATCAAAATTCTGAGTTAAAGCCCTTTATTGATAAATTAAAGACCTTTTTAAAGCCTATTTCAGAGCTTAAGGCGAGCGCCTTAAACGAGCAGATAAAAAATTCCGGCATAATGCTTGAGGCTAATCTAAAAGACGTTATAGTAAATAAAAATATCCTTCCAGTTTCAATAAATAAACTTTTTGACGATATTAAAAACTTATATAATTCCAAGCTTTTAAATCAAATTTTAACTCTAGCCAAAGATGATAGTTTAAACACTAACGAGAGCTTTGAAAAACTAAGTGAAATTTTAAAAAACGCAAAAATTCAAAACAAAGAAATTTTAAATAACTCCTCTATAAAGTCGCTTTTGGAAAATAGTGCAAAGCTTGAAAATATAGTTAAATTTCTAGATAAGCAGGCTAATGCAATGAGCGAAAAAGGGCTTATTTTAAGTGAAAAAGCAGTAAAAAATGAGATTAATAAAATAAATGAACTGATAGCAAATTTAAAGACTAAAATTCCAGAAATTTCAACAGAAAAACTAAGTCAAAATAGAGCCTATAGCTCAAATTTAAAAGAGCTTTCAAACCTTATAAACGAGGTTGAAAAAGCTATAGAAAATACGGTAAATCAACCAAATGTGATAAATTCATTTGTCGAGCAAATTTTAAATAAAGGATTTAGTGTAGAAAATTTTAGTTTGCAAGATAGATTAAAAGCGGTCGCAAATAAGCTAAATCAGGCGCTAAATTTAGCTGATAAAATAGGATTTGAAGCAAAGACAAATATGGATGAGATAAATAGACTTTCAAAGCAGCAAAATTTGGCTCAAAAAGATATTAAAAACATTCAGCCAAAGATCACAGAAGAGAGCATAAAAGCACTTCAAAACGATGTTAAAAGCGTGCTTTTAAATATACAGACAAAGAGCGTTTCCGACCCAAATTCTCAAATAAATCAGCTGAGCTCAAAACTGATAGCTCAAATAGAGATGCATCAGCTCGTATCAAGTATGGCAGGGGGCATTGAGACCTATCTTCCTTATGTTTGGGATGATGTTGACGGAGCTAAAATCGCCTTTAAACGCGGTAAAAAGCAAAAGCACTATGCGCAGATAGATTTAAATTTCCAGAAGCTAGGCAGTATTAATATAGTTTTAGGACTAAGTGAAAATAGATATATAGATATATCCATAGCAACTCAAAAAGAGGAGTTTAAGCAGCTGATTTTAAGCGGCGCCAAAGAGCTAAAAAGGGTCATAAACGATCAAGGTCTAATACTTTCGAATTTTAGTTTAAAAACAATGCCAAAGCTCTCTTTAAATACGCTTTATAATGATTTTGATAGACTTAATATGGGATTTGACAGGATAATATGA